A genomic stretch from Serratia entomophila includes:
- a CDS encoding tlde1 domain-containing protein, whose translation MSDHLFVNTAYRGSFRLHPLNTDGSGVSWGCITLYKASDFQIIRRSLLNRKKVRVPGGRGLMAYGRIDVRGVPDYSKCVVPR comes from the coding sequence ATGAGCGATCATCTGTTCGTTAATACCGCTTACCGCGGAAGTTTTCGCCTTCATCCGCTCAATACAGATGGTTCCGGCGTATCCTGGGGCTGCATCACGCTTTACAAAGCATCTGACTTCCAAATCATCCGCCGTTCTCTGCTAAACCGCAAAAAAGTGCGAGTGCCTGGCGGGCGTGGCCTTATGGCGTATGGGCGTATCGATGTTCGAGGTGTGCCTGACTATAGTAAATGTGTGGTACCACGATGA
- the cysB gene encoding HTH-type transcriptional regulator CysB produces MKLQQLRYIVEVVNHNLNVSSTAEGLYTSQPGISKQVRMLEDELGIQIFARSGKHLTQVTPAGQEIIRIAREVLSKVDAIKAVAGEHTYPDKGSLYVATTHTQARYALPNVIKGFIERYPRVSLHMHQGSPTQIAEAVSKGTADFAIATEALHLYDDLIMLPCYHWNRAVVVKPDHPLAGKSSISIEELAAYPIVTYTFGFTGRSELDTAFNRAGLTPRIVFTATDADVIKTYVRLGLGVGVIASMAVDPVQDPDLVTVDARDIFTYSTTKIGFRRSTFLRSYMYDFIQRFAPHLTRDVVDNAVALRSNEEIEAMFKDIKLPIK; encoded by the coding sequence ATGAAATTGCAGCAGCTTCGTTACATCGTGGAAGTGGTTAACCACAACCTGAATGTCTCCTCGACGGCAGAAGGGCTTTACACCTCGCAACCCGGCATCAGCAAGCAGGTTCGCATGCTGGAAGATGAGCTGGGCATCCAGATTTTCGCCCGTAGCGGCAAGCACCTGACTCAGGTCACCCCGGCTGGCCAGGAAATTATCCGTATCGCGCGCGAAGTGTTGTCCAAAGTGGATGCGATCAAAGCCGTCGCCGGCGAGCACACTTACCCGGATAAAGGCTCGCTGTACGTCGCCACCACGCATACTCAGGCGCGTTACGCCTTGCCCAACGTAATCAAAGGTTTTATCGAACGCTACCCGCGCGTGTCGCTGCACATGCATCAGGGCTCGCCGACGCAGATAGCCGAAGCGGTTTCCAAGGGCACCGCCGATTTCGCTATCGCCACCGAAGCGTTGCACCTGTACGACGATCTCATCATGCTGCCGTGCTACCACTGGAACCGCGCGGTGGTGGTGAAGCCCGATCATCCGTTGGCCGGCAAGAGCAGCATCAGCATTGAAGAGCTGGCGGCTTACCCGATCGTCACCTACACCTTCGGCTTTACCGGACGCTCGGAGCTGGACACCGCGTTCAACCGCGCCGGCCTGACGCCGCGCATCGTCTTTACCGCCACCGACGCCGACGTGATTAAAACCTACGTGCGTCTGGGATTGGGGGTGGGCGTGATCGCCAGCATGGCGGTGGATCCGGTGCAGGATCCCGATCTGGTGACGGTGGACGCGCGTGATATCTTTACCTACAGCACCACTAAAATCGGTTTCCGCCGCAGCACCTTCCTGCGCAGCTACATGTACGACTTTATCCAGCGTTTTGCGCCGCACCTGACGCGCGACGTGGTCGACAACGCCGTGGCGTTGCGCTCCAACGAAGAGATCGAAGCGATGTTCAAGGACATCAAGCTGCCGATTAAGTAA